TTCACGTACATTCAACTCTTTCACCATCTCAGTACAGGTTCGTCCGAATAGTGCTGCGACCTCCTTATCGAACACAACAAAGTTCGTTGTACCAGTACCATCAAAAACCAACAAATTCAACTTAtacctgttttttttttttaaattcaaaaacatcAATTAACACCTGGCCTATCACCCTTTAGTTacaacaaaatcataaaaatgatattCAACATAATTTAGATGttcaaacacaattttttttagatttatcaGTTTTCTAGATTTTAGCCTAGCAAAGGAGACTTTGGTATAAAAGTGTTGTAGGTACATGAATTTTTTTCTGTGCACTCTATCTTTGTTTGccagcttttttttttgtggctAAACCAGATTTTCATCAACCAAagcagtttttgtttttaataaatattactaTTAAGCCAGATATTgctaaatcattaaaaatcaacaTAATCAATTAGTTAACTATATTGCATTTTTATGAAAAGATTGCACAAATAAATCTAATTAGAGTAATACCTGTCAACCACATTATTCACATCCCTATTACAGCCATCGCAGAAGTATTCATCCGCATTAGCTTCTGCCTTCACGCTGCAAACACATGATTTATACCACCAACTTGGAACGGGTTCAACATCAAGAACAGTGGCCCGAACAACATAGAATCCAACCTATATAGGAACAGTTtgaaagtttttttaaaaaaattaaccaaacGAAAAAAAGTAGTTTTATGTAAAGCACTCACATCCGCTGCAGCACGTAACTCCTTTATTGTCTTCCTCCCAATGGAAAATAAAACTTCATCTTCATCAAGATATGCTGGTTTGCCAGAAACCACAGACAGGTACTGCGAGATCTCTATATAGTACACACTACTTATCAATCACGATGCCACAAAAATACAGTCAATATGCACAACCATAAATAATTCACAATATCGGGAAGCTGTTGTTAGGACTGGGCATGTTTGTGTGCAAGTGTTTCAAgttattggttttttttttctctataatCTAAAACACAAAACATACAACGGTGAGCtgaataatcaaataataatctACAAATTTCACAAAAACACAAAGCAGCAGCAGTACAACAGATCTAGAACCCCAAAATCAAATAATCATTCAACAATTTCAACAAAACAAAATCCTataatcattaaataatttgttgATTTTAGAACAGAGATCCAGAGAATAAAATGAAAATCGAAGAATAGGTGCACACCAAAGCCACTGACCTTCGAGATAATGACGCCGAGACGACGGCGACAAGACGACCGCGAGCAGCAAGAAGAATCCGACGGAGAATGGGCGCCGAGTGATGAAGAAGACATCAAATAGGGGATCTGAATTGGAAAAACACCGACAGTACCAAGAGAAACTCTTCGGACAGCCACGGACGGCGGCAACCGGTCACTCCGTTCGGTGGCGGTGGAGGCTAGCTAGGGTTTTCTCTTCTTGTTATCTTTGAATGAAAGAATGAATAAAGGCAACAAAAGAGAGGAGGGAGACCAACATGCAGTAAGTGTTATtccctttttgttttcttttgttttatttatctattctaATTTATAAAAGTAACAAAAGAGAGGAGGGAGACCCGCTAACgtgttcttgttttcttttgttttttttatttattctaattccctttctgttttctttatttattttaattccctttttattttcttttgttttctctatTCATTCTAATTTATAAAGAGTATAATTGTGATTGATCAGATTCTCTATACTTATTGTGATAAAcgaaaaaattgattaaaaaaagtttttatttctGTTCATTGAATAGattttgtctattttaaaataattgttgttttaattttaacttttagattcattaaaaaattaaaatatgcattttaaattaaaataaaagccATACCTATTTTAAAACTGAAGAAGtatatgataatgataataataatgatgctGAATGAGCAAATAATTTCAGTAATGCATGATTTATTCCCAAGTTCTCAAAGTAGTAATCATATCCATGTGAGAGAGGGGATTCCAATGCAAGGTTCAAGATATTCCAAGACCAAACATGCTGTGCATAGTTGAATTTCACTCAACTCTCCTTGCAATTGCCAACATATTATCACCACCACCAATATTACACTTATTTCTTCAACGggctttcatttttttataaattattcaaatactaataataataataacagtttattaaaagaaaacacacTCAAAATCTTggattaaataaacaaatatacGAAACAACTCTTGTATCAAGTTATAAGAGATAAATTAATGTCTAACAcaaaaactttgaaaaataaACTACTCATATATTGTAGATCCTAATAACTCTCAAACAACCATAGttcattcaaataataatttaaataaattattctccTATATTTTAAATCGAACTGTGTAGAGGCATGTTGATTTAGTCCTCCACCACAACCCACTTCCCTTTCTTAGATTTGGATGAAACTGACTCCTCTCCAATCTCTTCAATATGTTTCTTAGCTCCGAGAATCTTAGAATTATGTTTCTCATCAACTGCAGGTGATGGAGTTGGCTCACTCTCACAAGCCTGGGATATGCCATCATGTACcaataaatataagaataataatattttagttacTATGGAAAAATTAATAACATCACTGTAACAATTTAAATTGGAAATCATTTGACACAAACCTTAGAAGTGTTGTATGGACCAGTAGACAAACTCAATAGTTCAGAATTTTCATGGGACAAAAGGCCCTACAAAACAATTGATCCAATAAAAAGACATCACCAAAATCTGGTTGCTCTGTTTTTCTAATacagaaacaaaagaaaaagttattAGACAGAGGGGATTACAGTGTCAGGATTGTATTTATCAAGGAAGGCAGAGACCAGAGAATTCTCATTAGTCATTCTCAGCACATGAATCACATATGGTTCATAAGAGTTCAGATTCCTCATCTTGAGTTGCACTTTGAAGATGAACTTAATATCCCTAAGCTTATGAATCTCTTCGGGACAGGAATTTTTCTCAACACCCTTCACAGTTAGGGAAAAAAAAACTTCATTCATGCTCTcataagtaataaaaattaaggTATAGTCCAGACtattaacacaaaaaaatgaATATGACATCAAACCTTAGTCACACAAGACTGCCTAAGGTCCTTAGCAGAAACTCCAAGAAACTTTGCAGCTTCTCCATCGAACAAAACAAAAGAGGCAGCATCGGTGTGGTCTATCACCCTTATGTGGATGATGTACCTATTAttcaccaaaaaatatatagtCCAAGAATAACACACTACATAAATCTTACCAATAATCAGTGTCTATACTATGCTATTACTGAATTGGatgcaaataattttttaatggcTTATCAAAGAGTCTCCATCCCACAAGGAAGAATAAAATgtatcaaatggaattaaaaaaatctaaaagcaAGTGACCCCGTGAACAAATCAAAGCTAAATAAACCAGTagccaataaatttttttatatttcccTTGTGAATCAGAATCCAAAAACACAGAAATAGCAAGCCACGAAAGTAACTTTGCAATGTGATTTCAATAATAGTTAATCTAAATCTCCAACCCCACATTCACAGAATTATCACCGACTGGCTATAACAAAAGCAAAAATTATGAGCAGTgccttttaattaaaaaaaattactaatcaaGTAGAATTTTACAACATgtaatcaagaaaaaaataagaataatgaaCAGTGTGAAACTTCACATCAAACTCAAAAACAACACATAAGATTCCATATTCGATCTGGAAACTCAGAAAGGGGAATTATCCAAGAGTCTCCATCCCACAAGCGAGAATAGTTTAAAATAAtccttattatatataattcataaaaaatgttataaaaatacctatttgaataataataatttaatagtgTCTGAGCAAATAATACAAATGCATAGATTACACCATTATCTTCGAGGACAAAGAGTATATAATGTGTGAATGTTGAAGAAGTATCGTGAGTCATACCTTGGCTCATAGAACCCGTAGTCTCTAATGCAATTGGgacagaaatattttttatcaagttCCCTCAAGCCACGACGACACTTCTTACATCCTTTGTACCACCAACCAAATTCAGTCTCAACTTCTTTAATCGTCCCGGCTGTAACAAATACAGCATCCTAAAATCGATGGATAGGAGGGTACAACACAACAATTGAGATTATGATCCAACAAACATTGGAactaatacaataaaaaaatacaataaaaaaaggaaGACTAATAAAGAAAGAATTTTACCTGATTATGCTCCTTTATATCTGCAATTGTTTTGTAGACTGACAGACGCAAAAAATCCTCCTCATCTGAAACAGGTTGACCACAGACCAGCGGCATTATGCCTTGTCCATCAACAGGATCCAATTTGTTCACCCTTGCATTTTTAAATGAGAAATTATGAAATTTGTCAATAGTTTAATAATCAAAAGCATTGTATAAATAATCTGCTGACCACAATACTGATCTATATACTGTACCTCGCAAAGAAATCCCTGGCAGCTGGAAACTCAACATTGATAAACAGTTTCGAATTGTAGTTTGTGTTAGATACACCCATGACCCCTACAAAAGACataacaaaacaaagaaaataccATAAGCATATGATGACAGAAAACATGCATTCAAATACcagtaaaataaacaaataaacaaaccaCTATAAAATTTCATCTTGCCCATTTGGAGAATAACCACATAGGTAAGAGACGGGTGTTCCTCTAGATATTTGAGCAATTCAAAAGCAAAAGACTGCCACAACGTTACTCTTAATTTCTGTCCACCCCTATAAAAAATAGCAATTCTTGTAGATTAAAGAGAGACACAAAAttccaaaataagattttaaaacaaaagtcACTATCAAAAAGATATTAAGCATTACTCAAGATCATCAAGTTCTATGGTGATATAACTTGACGGCTTCCCGTCCCGTGTGAATTCGACCAAGTTACCCTTAGAAGCAAGCTGACCTATCACATCTACAAAATAAAGGCACCAATCTATTGATTAACAAAACTCTGTATGCCCAAATTTTTCTCTTTGGAATCAACGCATTTTATTCATGTTGAAATCAGACCCCTTAAAttctcttaaaaataaaaatataaaaaactattAATAAATAGTTAGGGCCTAGAAATCAAAGTTCCtgaagaaacaaaattataggaCATTATAAAGATAATACACaagattatataaatatttttattaaacaaaattcaaatgaaacAATATTTAACTGAGttagaaattatattatttcttaatataaaattacagcAAGGGAATATTTGTTACAGGAagggaataataaaaaaattcttcctTAATATAATATCTCAATGAAACAAATTTTAGATTAATATTATATGAATCTACAATAGTTGAGACTTGAGAGGAATAGCAACAACCATCAATTGAATCCATATCTGTCCACTATATgctcataataaaaaaagacagCAAAGGATACAAAAATTAGACTTTAAAGAATTAAACAACACATGCATCATAGATTAATCTAACAAAGTACTTACCAACTAAATAACCATCTTCTTTAGACTCTGATTGTATTGTTTTGAACGGAACAAAATTAAATCCGTTCAATGGAACTGAAGAATCTTGTACCGGACGCACAATCGTGTCCCTCTTGAAATGGATCCTAAATTCGTGTCTAGTAGGCTTGAACTTGATGGTATTCAAAGCAACTCCAAAATTAGTGACCACGTACACGTTGCCCTCAGCGAGTAAGCCCTCGAAAATAGGAACAAATATGTCTTTTACAGTGCATTGAATTGTATCTCCCTGAATGCATTAATTTTATAGAGTCATAGATAAATAAGGTTTATTGCTCAGTCATTaccaaaataaatctaaaatgaAAAGCGAAAATTTTACCTCTTCATCAAGGACAACCATCTCAATAGGTGCCTTCATCCCAGATCTTGCAAATTGAGAAACGGTCCAAAGTCTAATGACACGTACTTTGAGCTTCCACACCTTATGCGCTGGACCAGCATTGATACACTTGATGAGATCATACCTAAAAATCAAAGACCTCATATTTagtgaaagataaaaaaaaaacttattgtGAAACAATCCACATGGCACATGAACTCACCTAGCTTCCATTGCTACCTGCCACTACAAAATTACTCAAATAAACTGAATTTCAGTGTAGATAAAGAACAAATGTGGTGATCACCTATGCCAAATTTATAGAGAGTCACAACACTGTTCAGCCCCAATATTGGTAAGGATTGCAAGAATCTTTATATTCCTATCAAAATCCAgctaaaaaaaagggaaagtgTTTAGACTATTCAGGATTAAAGAATCTGAATCAtatcaataaaatcaataaatcaataaatcaataaataaaataaaattcaaaattaggtTAGAAATCAACGGCCAACATTTACTGTGTTCCATTTACATGGCAAACTGGAGTTTAAttctgaaaaatcaaaataagaagCAATATATGCTGAAGAGGAAATCACCATATTTACATACATTAGTAAtgtaaaaatgaattttctacttaatatactaaaattgaatAAGTAAtgtgaaaatgaatttttttaaattatattaagtagaaaattctgaaaaaaatatattagtaatgtaaaaatgaattttttttaaaatgaattttttatttaaaattaatttggcttattaacctaaacaaaattttttttaatcaaacttagatttattttttttattaatcttaacTATATGTATtcctacatattaataataaatttaaaaataaaataattatatttataaattttattttaatataaatactaatatatttctttattaaatttttttgcctcttcaaatattttttttaagttccgTCTGTACTCCTACGTactctcattttttattaaattaatttatatttgatgTAGAAAATTTGGAATCATAAGCTATTTTAATTTCAAGAGGTACAGACTAAAGGCGTTATGAGAATTAAATTTGGTATTTAGcactaattttttgtttcctGATCTGATATAATTCCCAAAAGGTTTGTTATCAGCACCTTTCCATATATGACCAAAGATTGTGTTGAGAGGATAGTATCATATTTTCTATAATTTAAAATNNNNNNNNNNNNNNNNNNNNNNNNNNNNNNNNNNNNNNNNNNNNNNNNNNNNNNNNNNNNNNNNNNNNNNNNNNNNNNNNNNNNNNNNNNNNNNNNNNNNNNNNNNNNNNNNNNNNNNNNNNNNNNNNNNNNNNNNNNNNNNNNNNNNNNNNNNNNNNNNNNNNNNNNNNNNNNNNNNNNNNNNNNNNNNNNNNNNNNNNNNNNNNNNNNNNNNNNNNNNNNNNNNNATCCCCCCCCTCCCCCCCCGAAACGATACCGCATTAGGCAATATACCGGTCCGGTCCAAACCGGCCGCTgggcttttattttttttaagccAAAGGATTATAAATTAATGTATtataaattaatgttaattGATATGTAGTagataaacaaatttaattagaataaataacaatttatttattttattttaaacttttattttaatttagactttataaataagaagatgaattataattaatatagtattattaattaagtaatataaatgataataaattatctaaattatattaattataatatttaaatatataatcaaatcaaatcaaataaattaaatcggGAAACACTCTCCGAAGCATGCCACGTCAGCTTCATCATTAAGTGCAGAcatccgatttttatataatagaatagataagtTCAAACAAGGTAACAGCAAAAAATATCGGTTGCCTGATTCACTCAAGGGTAAAATCGTAAAACTAATTACGCGAAGGGATAGTTTGTAAAAATGGCACATCGTGTTAAACTAAAATTAGGGCATTTTGCTTCTTCGAGTAGCTTCTGAACCCTCTAAGCTCAGCTTCGCACTCCGCAGAGGGGaacaaggagaagaaggagCAGCTGCTTCGCCGCACGACCCCAGTCTTCGATTAATCTCCGTCGTTAAACTTTTATTCTCACGCTCAATCTCAAccacacacactctctctctgcGTTCCGAATCGAGGTCGATTTCACAAGATGTCGGGCGGTTTCTTTCGGGTAAATTTTGCTCATATATTACCCTTGATTCGGGCTAAGTAATCTTAACAGTTCTCAGATCTCGTGTGCTTTGAATTTCATAATAACCTCtgtaatattaactaattacgGATTGATGCGTGTTACTTAGTTAACTGTAATTGTTGAAATTTGTGTGTATAGGGCACATCTGCGGATCAGGACACTCGGTTTTCGAATAAACAATTGAAGCTGCTGAAGTCGCAAAAGTTTGCCCCCGAATTGGAGCACCTGGttcgttttattttattttttttttcaattttctgtttttaggGAAATGTTTGTGGGTTTGGGACGACAAGGattagtgtgtgtgtgtgtgtgtgtgtgtgaaattggtgagattagttgattttagtttgttttgaaTTCAGTTTTGGAAAAACAATGGTTTGTATAGGTGGACATGACAAAGGTGAACATGGAGGTGATGAAGCCTTGGATCACCAGAAGGGTGACTGAGCTTCTCGGGTTTGAAGATGAAGTGCTTATTAACTTTATACACAGTCTGCTTGATGCGAAGGTAACTGATCTATTAAGTTTTAGTTGTTCTTTTTGTTCCGCTGAATCTTATTATTGTCATTGTTGTAGTGTTCCTCAGTTTTCCGCTTCACAAGTTTTATTGGCTATATGGTGTTCTTGGAGTCtaaaattttctatttgtcATTCGCTGAATCTTCACAtctttgataattttattttcatgtgcATTGGTTGAAATCGGGATTGCATTTCTGTATATAATGTCATTTTTCTTTTAGCATTTGATCGTGCAACCTTGTCCCCACTTAAGAATGAAATATCTTTAATGTGTACACACTAATGACACCACCTAGTACTCCCTCCCCTCCTCTCTTTTGGGTTGGTCACATTCTATTTCTTGTGACACAGGAAGTGAATGGGAAGGAAATCCAGATACAACTTACTGGGTTTATGGAAAAAAACACTGGAAAGTTCATGAAAGAGCTTTGGACGCTTCTTCTCAGTGCACAGAAAAATGCCAGTGGTGTTCCTCAGCAGTTCTTGGAtgccaaagaagaagaactccGGAAGAAGAAGGTACTTTTGAGTCCTGATATACCATTACTGAACTTTCATGACGAATTCCTCTATCACTTTTGTTGGGGTGTTTCTGATGTAAGTTGCTTCCTGTGGGTTGTTACTTTAGGttgaaaatgataaaataactAGTGAAATTCAgaggaaaagagagaaagaagataGAGAGTTCATGGAAGTGAGGCTGAAAAAACTGGTAATACTACCTTTTCCGTGCTGGAGTTACGTTTTATAAAGTTGAGACTTTTGTTTTAACTTTATTCATGTTTTCATGGCGTTCAGCTAGCTTCTGCAATTATTTGGGTTCATGTCCTTTACCTCAAACTACTGTAGGACGGTGGATTTGATGCGAAGGATAATGATACTGCTTTGGACTCAACCACAGGGCACTATGTTCAGGATGGAAAAGAAAGTGACAAGAGGAATGGTGTTAGAGGAAGGAGCAGGTTAAATGGGACAACTCCttgcttatttttcttttaaatatattgCATCAAAATTCACAGTATAACCTAGGATTTTCAATTTTATAGAGGCTGTATTTGTGCATTCCTGAAGTTGCAACGTGACACGTTGTGAAAGTGGCTTGGCGTTGTTCTAGTTGACAACCTAGAATTCTATCCCTAGTATGCACCACAGTAAAATAGGCATAATTCAAGCCTGACTTACAGAAGTTCCCTAATCTATATACTATTGTACCAAAGCTTTGAATTTACCATGAAAACCTTCAATCTCCtgtaaattaaaatcaattataagACTGGAAGAAAAGTTTAAACAATTTCTATTTATGAATCATTCAAAATACATATTATTTCTTTATATTTGATGTGTTATTTGTGGTAGGAGTGTATTTTTTATCCGGTGAGACCATAAGCATTTATTTTGAACTTCCCTTTGGGTTTAAGCTTCATTATTTGAATATTACATTGATCTTTGGATGGAAAGATTAAATTATTTGCCTGCTTTGTTGCAGGGTTTCTAGGTCCCCGCGCTCACCTGCTGTTTCTGTTTCGCCTAATCGGTATCACATTTAGAAATAAACAGTGTTTTAATAGACTTCCCATGTTTATTTTGATGGTTGAAATATTTGCTGTTTGCTATCTTCAGCAGAGGCTCGCCTTCAAGGTCAATGAGtaaatcattttcaaattcaCGAAGCTATTCGGGGTATGCTTTTTGTATTGATAGCTTAGTTTGccttttactttatttattatatatagctTATGTGCTTGTACACTATATATGGGTTTATTGCCATATATTAGTATAATTTGATGTGGTGTAATTATTTGTTTCATTTCTTATCCCTTATATGCTCTTCCCTTATTCAGTGTTATCATGCACATTTAACTTTCctttaattttgttgttttgggGTTAATGAGTTTGTGTTATTTAGTGGTAGACATAGATCGAGGAGTATATCCAGGTCTCCAGAAGCTAGAAGACGCTCCCCATCTTCTGATAGGATTCGCCGTTCTCCACGACGACGATCCATTTCTCCTCGGAGGTATTCACCTAGGCGATCCCCTTACCGGAGGCCTCCATATTCAAGGAGAAGATCTAGATCCCGCTCAACTTATAGATCTCCTTCTCCTCTACGACGTAGAATGCATTCCCCCTACCGTCGTAGTTCCCCCTCTTACCGTCGACGCAGATCACCTTCTCCTGTGAAAAGACGCAGATCGCCTTCTCCAATGCGTCGACGTAGATCTCCTTCACCAATCCGTCGACGTAGATCACCTTCTCCAGTGCGTCGACGCAGATCACCCTCTCCTGTAAGGCGGCAAAGGTCACCCTCTCCACTGCGACGTCGATCTCCCATCACGCGGTATAGATCTCCACCTGTGCGCCGAATGCCTCCAACCCATCTACGGTCTAGATCAGGATCTCCCATGCAATCCACTTCTCCCATACGTCGAAGGGACGGGAGTCAAAGTCCACAACGCAGATCTCCATCTCCTCTGCGGCGTAGATCACCTGGTTTTGTTAAGAGAAGATCACCAAGTCCTTCTCCGAGGAGGTCTCCTCCAAATGAATGGAGTTCTCAGTCCCCAGCACGGCATGTATCTACATCTCCAGTAAAGAGAACTTCGTCAAGACGTCAAAGAAGTCCTGTGCAGCCTTCTAGGGGGAGAGTCAGGTATTTAACGATTGTTACTCAGCAGATTGCTTTAATAATGTTGTATAACTTTTAAAATGAATCATTTCCAATAGAGTCATTTGCAAATTTTGAAGTAGGTCTAGAGTTTACTGCCAGAAATGTTATAGTGGCACTACACCAACCCCAGCTTTGATCTGCAAAAATTGTGCAGAATGTTATTCTTTTAATGGGTTTGTTCTTCCAAggaaatttataaatttgtgGGGATACCTGTTGCAGAACACCGGAAGAATTGTCACCTGTGGCGCATCAACACCCAAAAGATAAGGATCATAAAGCTTCACGCACTAAATCGCCGGACTCAGTTTCGTCAGGTGAGAAGTCTCCACCACGATCAGTGTCTCCACAACCAAGGAGGAGGAATAGCAGTGAAGACAGGAGGTAGTATTTTTTGAATTCTTATTTGTTGCTCTTACTTACAGATCATTTTCTCTAACTTGGTTTGTTTGCACATTTATTTGGTTACTGAAAATGTTTAGTCCACCGAAGAGCCCGGTGAGGCAAAGAAGAGACAAGTTGACCCATGAAAGAAGCTTGAGTCCTCCAAAGAGACCAAGAACCCAGAAACCTCGCCATGATAGCCCAGAGACAAGCGAAGATGCAGAAGGAACATACCATTCTAGGTTTGAATATTAATTGCATAACTTTATACTTGATTGCGCTTCATTTTGGAGTATGTTACTCTGATAAATTTGTTGAATTGTCTGATTTCTTTTCTCTCTGGTAGAGACAACAGAGATCCTAATTCAAAGTCATCCGGAAAGAGAACAAAATATTTATCCCCAGTTAGTAAGCGGAAAAACTCACCTGCAAAGTTTCATGACGAGGAAGATTTCTCTCCCGAAATGGCAGCTGGTCGCGTTTCTTCTGGGTCTCGTCACTATGATAACACTGATGGGAGTAGGAAAGGGCGAGAGATTAAAGGGTAATAGTTTGGTATACTGCAGTTATTCTAAATTTCTGTGCATGGCATACATTTTTGATAATGCAACCTCTTTTGCAGTGATATTTCTTCTGGAAAAGGTGATGAATCTTATGTGCGACCTAAATCGCCAAGGAATAAAGAAAGTTATTCCAGTGAGAAGCCTCATGAATCTTATGCTGTAGATACTAAGAAGTCTGATGACAAGGATCATTCTCTTTCAAACTATGCAAAAAATAGTGATAGGCGCCACAAATCAGAAGCAACTCGAGATTTAGTTGGAAAAGTTGATCGTGTCAATCATAGTGCTTCCTATGATTCTGTTTCTGAGGAAAGTGACAAACATAGAAGGGaaggaaaggaaaagagaaaacatAGAAAGTCAGAGAAAAAAGTTGTGTCATCAGATGAAGATTATAGTTCTGATTCTGAAATGGAGGACAGGAAAGATGCTAAGAGGaggaaaaaggaggagaagaagctGCGGAAGGAGGAGAAACGTCGAAGACGGGAAGAGAAAAGACGCCGGAGGGAAGAACGGCGGGCAGAGAAGCTGAAAATGAAGGGTAAAACTGACTATAGTTCAGACGATGAGGAAGCTGAACGAATGGATCATCGTCGTAGTGATAATGACGAGATGTTGTCTGAACAAAAGaagcttgagattgagttgCGGAATAAGGCTCTTGAATCTCTCAAAGCAAAGAAGGGCATGAATAACTGAATACATCACTTGAgttttgattttattacttcAAAAAACTTCTTGAGAAATATCTTGTTATTTTTTAGCAGCTTAAAGATTAAGGAACTTGGATTTAGAAATGCGTATGCtttttttcctctctttttttGTTGGTAAATGTTTGATGTAGTCTATCTTTAATGCTGGCAGCTGAAATGGATAAATGACGATTTCTGAGCAAATCTGTTGAGTGCAA
The genomic region above belongs to Arachis duranensis cultivar V14167 chromosome 3, aradu.V14167.gnm2.J7QH, whole genome shotgun sequence and contains:
- the LOC107477080 gene encoding uncharacterized protein LOC107477080; amino-acid sequence: MVVVYYIEISQYLSVVSGKPAYLDEDEVLFSIGRKTIKELRAAADVGFYVVRATVLDVEPVPSWWYKSCVCSVKAEANADEYFCDGCNRDVNNVVDRYKLNLLVFDGTGTTNFVVFDKEVAALFGRTCTEMVKELNEKGKASKDPTGFNEFFLDKEFLFKVEVETTGWCDSYDVSVIRSDSTNLPRWRDTQGPVKSGVPRAGPINPMHPRGEDECSVCDESPDPIVKNLSVIKRPVVRRLLDEFNMSGAPSIKK
- the LOC107477146 gene encoding replication protein A 70 kDa DNA-binding subunit E isoform X1; the encoded protein is MRSLIFRYDLIKCINAGPAHKVWKLKVRVIRLWTVSQFARSGMKAPIEMVVLDEEGDTIQCTVKDIFVPIFEGLLAEGNVYVVTNFGVALNTIKFKPTRHEFRIHFKRDTIVRPVQDSSVPLNGFNFVPFKTIQSESKEDGYLVDVIGQLASKGNLVEFTRDGKPSSYITIELDDLEGGQKLRVTLWQSFAFELLKYLEEHPSLTYVVILQMGKMKFYSGVMGVSNTNYNSKLFINVEFPAARDFFARVNKLDPVDGQGIMPLVCGQPVSDEEDFLRLSVYKTIADIKEHNQDAVFVTAGTIKEVETEFGWWYKGCKKCRRGLRELDKKYFCPNCIRDYGFYEPRYIIHIRVIDHTDAASFVLFDGEAAKFLGVSAKDLRQSCVTKGVEKNSCPEEIHKLRDIKFIFKVQLKMRNLNSYEPYVIHVLRMTNENSLVSAFLDKYNPDTGLLSHENSELLSLSTGPYNTSKACESEPTPSPAVDEKHNSKILGAKKHIEEIGEESVSSKSKKGKWVVVED
- the LOC107477146 gene encoding replication protein A 70 kDa DNA-binding subunit E isoform X2, which translates into the protein MEARYDLIKCINAGPAHKVWKLKVRVIRLWTVSQFARSGMKAPIEMVVLDEEGDTIQCTVKDIFVPIFEGLLAEGNVYVVTNFGVALNTIKFKPTRHEFRIHFKRDTIVRPVQDSSVPLNGFNFVPFKTIQSESKEDGYLVDVIGQLASKGNLVEFTRDGKPSSYITIELDDLEGGQKLRVTLWQSFAFELLKYLEEHPSLTYVVILQMGKMKFYSGVMGVSNTNYNSKLFINVEFPAARDFFARVNKLDPVDGQGIMPLVCGQPVSDEEDFLRLSVYKTIADIKEHNQDAVFVTAGTIKEVETEFGWWYKGCKKCRRGLRELDKKYFCPNCIRDYGFYEPRYIIHIRVIDHTDAASFVLFDGEAAKFLGVSAKDLRQSCVTKGVEKNSCPEEIHKLRDIKFIFKVQLKMRNLNSYEPYVIHVLRMTNENSLVSAFLDKYNPDTGLLSHENSELLSLSTGPYNTSKACESEPTPSPAVDEKHNSKILGAKKHIEEIGEESVSSKSKKGKWVVVED